In Anopheles bellator chromosome 2, idAnoBellAS_SP24_06.2, whole genome shotgun sequence, the genomic stretch TGACCCCGTTCAACGAGCTGGGCGACGGTTCTTGGTTTAACCGCGAGAAGTATCTGACGACCGAGAAACCGAATGTGTTCAAGCACcttttccggccggccgagagcGAGTACAAGCAGCACAAGCTGATGCACCCGTCCTACACGGGACTTCCGCCGAATCGGCGCCCATCATCGGCGCcctccacgacgacgacgactccggCCAGCGTgagcgccaccaccagctcacCGTGGGACCAGTCGACGGAGGAACCGGTCATCACGCACAGTTTCTTCACGATCGAGGACGCGATCGCCGACCCCACGCTGGTTCCGCCCAAGTCGAAGAATAAGTACAAGTACACGACCGACGCGGAGGAAGAGAACCGCCAGGAGGATCTGCAGCTCGAGATCGTGACGATCGGACCGTACTTCGGAGCGGAGGAGTCACCCCTCCTGCCGATGGTAACGACAGTGGCACCGAGCCGGGGCAGCCAGGGAGCCAAGGGCTCAGCGAACCGGAGGAGACGGCCAAAGCCACCGCatcacagcagcaccacgacgGAGTACTCCACCGAGCCGGAGTCCGCGGAAACGACGACCAATGCCGGCACCACACTCGACGCtcgcaatcgcaatcgaaTCCGCTTCCGACCGAAACCGGTCACCACGGTTCCGCCGGCCGAGGCGGAAGCTGCGCCCACGACGACCCAACCGACCCCACCGCCACTGGCCACGTTTGCATCGAACGAGGAGTTTGACGGCACGGTCATCAAAAAGTTCCGCAAGAAGCCACACTTTACGCGCAATCGGTTCACGGTCCTGAACCAGCGGGAAGAGGACAAAGCTTCGGGACTACCGGGTGGAACGGAACCGCCCGTCGGAacgctgccaccggccacgacgACCACGTCCAGCACAACGGTGACGAGCACGTTCATAGCTCCGAGTGAAGCCGGGTTGCCGGCCGTTGGCGGAGGTCTCCGGTCTCGGTACCGTCCCGCACCGCAATCCAAGGCCAAAGACTCGCAAGAAGAAACGCTGGGCGAAGCGGGTGCGAAGGTCAGCACACGGCAACAGAATCGCCTTCCGGTGTCCTCCTCGACGGTGGCTTCATCAACCGATGCCGGAGCCATTGCGGCTGTGTTCAACTCGGACGAATCGACGCTCAACTTCTCCGAAGCGCAGAATAAATCCAGTGCCCCCGGACGAGGTGGAGAACTGAATCGGCCTCGGTTCAGTATCAAGGAGTACCGGAACAAGTTGAACCGTACGGCAACTGCCACTCCAACGCCGACCGCCGGAAGTGAGGTGGAGACGACTACGGCAACTAAGCTCCGTTTTCCGACTCGCAATCGGTTCTTGTTGAACGCACGGCTCAACAAAACACTTGAAACGAATGAGATCGCACCCACGGGCGTGGGTGCCACGACGGAACGGACCGGCAACGAAACCACAACCCGAAGCTCCTTCCGGCCGCACGGAACCCGCACATACAATCGGTTCACGGTGAAGAAACCCGTCACCGAAACGTCGTCGGTGTCGAGCGCCAACCGCAGTCAACCGGCCGGTGTCGGAACGCTTGCGAATCGTGGTCGCACCAAATCGGACCTCGGAACCAATCGGACTACGgtactgtcgtcgtcgtctgggtCAACCTTCAACACGACGGCTTCGCTGATTAATCGGCGTCCACCGAAGATTACGCTGCGGCAACGTATTCAAAACTTCAACCGCAAGAAGGAATCCGACCAGCCGACGAGTGGAGCGGGCGCTGTAGACGATGGCACCCAGAAGCGGGACGAACCCGTGGTTCCTGCGAGCGATCAGGACAATTTGCTatcgtcgtcggccgagcagacccgaccgatcgatgatCTGGGCACGCTCGGGGAGAGTGGCTCGCCGCATCGATTCGGTGGGCAAGAGGAGAGTTCCACGCGGGGCAACAGTGtgcccagcaccaccgaggGTTACCGGCACCACGAGACGGCGATCATGAAGATATCTCCCAAGGACCCGAACACCGCCGTCACCAGCACGGACGATTACGATCTGAACAGTGCCTCGTCGGACTACTCGAAGCGGGTGGTCGAACTGACGCTGTCGGGCACGGGCCACAAGGACCGGGGCAGCTTCAAGTCCGTCAACAAGGGCCTGCTGTCGCGCAAGGTGCCAGGCTACTTCACGCTCGCCACCGAGGATCCGATCCTGCCGATCGAAGCGTTCTTCCCGCAGGTCAAGAAACCTAGCGGTGGTTTTGCGTGATCATCGTGAAGTGGTTGAATGTCCGTTATCGACTCCCCGACGCAGGGATGGGTCGACTGTAAGATCGCCGATGTGTATATGTGTCTGTGTTCGAGACAGGGGCGTCCTTAAGGCGTAGTATTTAGATGCAAGTATTTAGTGCGTTTCTCTAGAAGCAGTCCGCCGAGCTTCGGCGGACAGGATGCTACCGATACCCGGCATATCTACTCGCATCACTAGAGAGCATTCGGCGCATTTTCTTCCGACCAACCGACTCTAGTGTACTGGATGAAAGCTGCTAAGGAACGGGACTCGATCGTCATCACAGCCATGTCTGTCACCTCAACTAGTTAGGGCACGTGGGGCGAAGCAGGAACTGCGTATTCGAGGACTGTCCCGGTTGCGGTTGGTGCTGCAGAAGTGTGCAACTCTAATGCTCAGTTTAGTTTAGGTTATGACCCCCGGCCAGGCGGCCTCCATGGGtaaacgatttatttattttactgcCCATCGTCTAAGGCACTTTTaaacaacaccacacacacgcaatTGCTTGTCCACGCGGTAGGACTATGCTGATTTCTTCGCCCGTAAGTAACCGGCCGTAACACGACCGTCGTCGACGACCAGTGCCGGCTATCCTTTAACGTGTCGACTCTTTTTAACTGTACTATATAACGTTTTAAGCACTCTTGGGCGCCGCAGCCGTTAACGACAAtagaagaaaagtgaaaaataaagatCTGTAAATTATAGATGGCCGAAAGCATATGCCTCATGGGGCGTTGGTGGCGAAGGTTCCGAGGCTGGCGATTGTAGCACTGTTTGTCATCGAGTAGACGCCGAGCATACATTTCTTTACAATTTTAGGACGAGTTCCGGTGTTGAACGAAATTTGACGCACCTCTTCATTGTGCAGTATCTCACTGATCTGCGCGATCGTCTGGTTTGCCCCGTGATCCTCCAGCACCGCCGATGGGCTCGCGGTGAACTTATGGAAAAGGTGCGCGAGCGAACGGCGAAGGGACCGTACTTTATCCAGGGCTTTGTCCGGTATCTGAAATACGTACTTTCGGTCGATAATCAGTTCATCGCTCTGCGAAGGTTTAATGACTTTCCCGGAGCCTGTCGGAGGGTTTCCACACATTAGTGCCATCGTCCAGTTTGAAATGACGGTGTTTTCGACCATCTGAGTCATCGCAGGAGTACGGTTCTGGCAAGTACTCTCGCCAGCTTGCCAACAGGGAGTGGGATCCAACTTGTAAACGTACACTGCCCACGCGGACGCCATTTCTTCCACATTGATCACGGACAGCGGATGCGGCTCCAGATTATCCCCAGCCTCGCTGCAGCAGACTAGGCATTTCTTCGCGTAGTCCACCCTTGCCACGTTCGGATACAAGCCCGCGGCAAGGCAAG encodes the following:
- the LOC131208112 gene encoding mucin-5AC-like — protein: MGLGSNLNLIIRIWLTVITFHRGHSENAEPRALELSYGHTPAAPKYMTTQLLQTIYSPSSSKPLPPSKPFVKSDQITTLNMVHSSTPKITAAISSHGAVGVKSAKFNGQFRDSAPLIVQKSTLKPHPVINKLQSHMAIAGFRPKQPIATSSNRLEQFINPNLLYGTYIQFGQSPAILSQPSKTKFLGQLNSGVPSFDTQTLKSFFNAPAYTPSVAQFKKLNYIQQQQQQQQQQQPLGSVGKFSFPHFNQIPADLAEFPKKYVTPSSAEKELTKGAGGIDSTPLFPHLPPSVLTPFFQQVQQQQQQSSSYISGNKYNNFNLKTQHPAPPVAPQSGSASKHSFSQQSQLFQQAHQTDQESLAEFDSGSPFGGAAFGSYSTAQPLPIDHKPFEIVKFKEAPGKQLPNKYNEIRDEYSKNLVPPPPSTQQAPFLPTVLNHLAESSPSKDPIEILSKYNIHNPHSPLQDANRFSYEFPRPTSGAPALSTATSTTTTTQFPTATTLPRQQYYPQQHHYNSPQHTFHNGEHHFQQHQSPVLVTPFNELGDGSWFNREKYLTTEKPNVFKHLFRPAESEYKQHKLMHPSYTGLPPNRRPSSAPSTTTTTPASVSATTSSPWDQSTEEPVITHSFFTIEDAIADPTLVPPKSKNKYKYTTDAEEENRQEDLQLEIVTIGPYFGAEESPLLPMVTTVAPSRGSQGAKGSANRRRRPKPPHHSSTTTEYSTEPESAETTTNAGTTLDARNRNRIRFRPKPVTTVPPAEAEAAPTTTQPTPPPLATFASNEEFDGTVIKKFRKKPHFTRNRFTVLNQREEDKASGLPGGTEPPVGTLPPATTTTSSTTVTSTFIAPSEAGLPAVGGGLRSRYRPAPQSKAKDSQEETLGEAGAKVSTRQQNRLPVSSSTVASSTDAGAIAAVFNSDESTLNFSEAQNKSSAPGRGGELNRPRFSIKEYRNKLNRTATATPTPTAGSEVETTTATKLRFPTRNRFLLNARLNKTLETNEIAPTGVGATTERTGNETTTRSSFRPHGTRTYNRFTVKKPVTETSSVSSANRSQPAGVGTLANRGRTKSDLGTNRTTVLSSSSGSTFNTTASLINRRPPKITLRQRIQNFNRKKESDQPTSGAGAVDDGTQKRDEPVVPASDQDNLLSSSAEQTRPIDDLGTLGESGSPHRFGGQEESSTRGNSVPSTTEGYRHHETAIMKISPKDPNTAVTSTDDYDLNSASSDYSKRVVELTLSGTGHKDRGSFKSVNKGLLSRKVPGYFTLATEDPILPIEAFFPQVKKPSGGFA